One region of Salinirubrum litoreum genomic DNA includes:
- a CDS encoding DUF460 domain-containing protein, translated as MNSRTTALGSLVFGVDIQSGDVRGDSPSYALVMLNDGEITRDVVTHRKLRRLIESEEPAMVATDNMYELAADKDALVGFLRSLPDTTRLVQVTGAERPEPLSRVASRHGVPYGKDPMKEAEAAARLAAGNVGHEVTAFSDTTEVKVSRGRSTGKGGWSSDRYTRRIHGNVRKETRNVASKLDEANLAYEQDVTEKYGGYANAVFTVSAPPSDIPVSDKRAGDVRVELTRERRDGIEFEPLVQRRDRVIVGIDPGTTTAVGLVDLDGGVLETFSSRTADSADVIEWIIERGRPLLIAADVTPMPETVEKFRRSFDAAGWAPEADLPVDEKLHRTRDATYENDHERDALAAALYAFDAHEDQFARITRKTPPEFDRGDVIAHVLSEESSVEAALRDLRDEEDDEEEESSHEPRELTDEEKRIKRLESQVERLEEHVDELKARLSEKDETIEEYKEELSDARREERREARERREVSRLERETDRLERELADETERADELESKLERLKALWKLDHSNFADVAGDRDLVPVKVVEQFTRDGVQSAHEQYGIAAGDVVYLRDASGAGRSTAELLAEKEPRVVIRDGGISEAADEVLFENDVPVGPAEDVTIQEVDELAVARESDVAGVIADWEARAEERQKEQKAEMVDQIISEHRADEGKTG; from the coding sequence GTGAACAGCCGGACGACTGCGCTCGGGTCGCTCGTGTTCGGAGTAGACATCCAGAGCGGCGACGTGCGCGGTGATTCCCCCTCCTACGCGCTCGTGATGCTGAACGACGGTGAGATCACCAGAGACGTGGTGACACACCGTAAGCTCCGGCGACTGATCGAGTCCGAGGAGCCGGCGATGGTCGCCACCGACAACATGTACGAACTGGCGGCCGACAAGGACGCGCTGGTCGGCTTCCTCCGGTCGCTCCCGGACACCACGCGACTGGTGCAGGTGACGGGCGCAGAACGCCCCGAACCCCTGTCGCGTGTCGCCAGCAGGCACGGCGTCCCCTACGGAAAGGATCCGATGAAGGAGGCCGAGGCCGCCGCGCGACTCGCGGCTGGCAACGTCGGCCACGAGGTGACCGCCTTCTCGGACACGACCGAGGTGAAGGTCTCTCGGGGCAGATCCACCGGGAAGGGTGGCTGGTCGTCGGACCGCTACACCCGGCGCATCCACGGCAACGTCCGGAAGGAGACGCGAAACGTCGCGTCGAAGCTGGACGAGGCGAATCTGGCGTACGAACAGGACGTGACCGAGAAGTACGGCGGCTACGCGAACGCGGTCTTCACCGTCTCGGCACCGCCGAGCGACATCCCGGTCTCGGACAAGCGCGCCGGCGACGTGCGGGTCGAACTCACCCGCGAGCGCCGGGACGGGATCGAGTTCGAACCGCTCGTCCAGCGCCGCGACCGCGTCATCGTCGGCATCGACCCCGGCACGACCACGGCCGTCGGCCTCGTCGATCTCGACGGCGGCGTACTGGAGACGTTCTCCAGCAGGACTGCCGACAGCGCCGACGTGATCGAGTGGATCATCGAGCGCGGTCGCCCGCTGCTGATCGCGGCGGACGTGACTCCGATGCCGGAGACGGTCGAGAAGTTCCGGCGGTCGTTCGACGCGGCCGGGTGGGCACCCGAGGCGGACCTGCCGGTCGACGAGAAACTCCACCGGACGCGGGACGCGACCTACGAGAACGACCACGAACGCGACGCGCTGGCGGCCGCACTCTACGCCTTCGACGCCCACGAGGACCAGTTCGCCCGGATCACGCGCAAGACGCCCCCGGAGTTCGACCGCGGGGACGTCATCGCGCACGTCCTGAGCGAGGAGTCGTCGGTCGAGGCGGCCCTGCGGGACCTCCGGGACGAGGAGGACGACGAGGAGGAGGAGTCGAGCCACGAACCGCGCGAACTGACCGACGAGGAGAAGCGGATCAAGCGGCTGGAGTCGCAGGTCGAGCGACTGGAGGAGCACGTCGACGAACTGAAGGCCCGACTCTCGGAGAAGGACGAGACCATCGAGGAGTACAAGGAGGAACTCTCCGACGCCCGCCGCGAGGAGCGCCGGGAGGCCCGCGAGCGCCGCGAGGTGAGCCGACTCGAACGCGAGACCGACCGGCTGGAACGCGAGTTGGCCGACGAGACGGAGCGTGCCGACGAACTTGAGTCGAAACTGGAGCGGCTGAAGGCGCTGTGGAAACTCGACCACTCGAACTTCGCGGACGTGGCCGGCGACCGCGACCTCGTACCGGTGAAGGTCGTCGAGCAGTTCACCCGCGACGGGGTGCAGTCGGCCCACGAGCAGTACGGCATCGCGGCCGGCGACGTGGTGTACCTCCGGGACGCCTCCGGTGCGGGCCGGAGCACGGCGGAACTGCTCGCCGAGAAGGAGCCACGCGTCGTCATCCGGGACGGCGGCATCTCGGAGGCGGCCGACGAGGTGCTGTTCGAGAACGACGTGCCCGTGGGACCGGCCGAGGACGTGACGATACAGGAGGTGGACGAACTGGCGGTCGCCCGCGAGAGCGACGTTGCCGGCGTGATCGCCGACTGGGAGGCGCGGGCCGAGGAGCGCCAGAAGGAACAGAAGGCCGAGATGGTCGATCAGATCATCTCCGAACACCGGGCGGACGAAGGGAAGACTGGGTAA
- the rnz gene encoding ribonuclease Z — MSLRVTFLGTSAAVPTTERAPSAVFVNREGDDLLFDCGEGTQRQMMRFGTGFGVSHLFVTHLHGDHVLGIPGLIQSWDFTDRDDPVAIHCPPNTRNHIESLIHAGGHQPSYPVRINEVQPGAVALSGDDYEVRAFRTEHRTRSQGYVLTEDDRKGRFDREKAEQELEIPPGPAYGKLHRGESVELDDGRVIHPEQVVGEPRPGRTLVYTGDTRPLSSTTRIAENADLLIHDATFASDETGRARSTGHSTAREAAEIARDANVRQLALTHISSRYAGDASRLAEEARRVFDGDLFVADDGQKVEVPYPDADVRST, encoded by the coding sequence ATGTCGCTTCGCGTGACGTTCCTCGGAACGAGTGCGGCGGTGCCGACCACCGAGCGTGCCCCCAGCGCCGTCTTCGTCAACCGCGAGGGCGACGACCTGCTGTTCGACTGCGGCGAGGGGACCCAGCGACAGATGATGCGATTCGGCACCGGCTTCGGCGTCTCCCACCTGTTCGTCACGCACCTCCACGGCGATCACGTTCTCGGGATTCCGGGGCTGATCCAGTCGTGGGACTTCACCGACCGCGACGACCCGGTCGCCATCCACTGCCCGCCGAACACGCGCAACCACATCGAGAGTCTGATCCACGCCGGCGGCCACCAGCCGAGCTACCCGGTCCGGATCAACGAGGTTCAGCCCGGCGCGGTCGCGCTCTCGGGCGACGACTACGAGGTGCGCGCGTTCCGGACCGAACACCGCACCCGGTCGCAGGGGTACGTCCTGACGGAGGACGACCGGAAGGGCCGGTTCGACCGCGAGAAAGCAGAACAGGAGTTGGAGATTCCGCCGGGACCGGCCTACGGGAAGCTCCACCGGGGCGAGTCGGTCGAACTGGACGACGGGCGCGTGATCCACCCCGAGCAGGTCGTGGGCGAGCCACGCCCCGGCAGAACGCTGGTCTACACCGGCGACACGCGCCCGTTGTCCAGTACCACCCGGATCGCCGAGAACGCCGACCTGCTGATCCACGACGCGACCTTCGCCAGCGACGAGACCGGTCGCGCCCGGAGTACCGGGCACTCGACCGCCCGCGAGGCCGCCGAGATCGCACGGGACGCGAACGTCCGACAACTGGCGCTGACGCACATCTCCTCGCGGTACGCGGGTGACGCCTCCCGACTCGCCGAGGAGGCTCGCCGCGTCTTCGACGGCGACCTGTTCGTCGCCGACGACGGGCAGAAGGTCGAGGTGCCGTACCCCGACGCCGACGTGCGGTCGACGTAG
- a CDS encoding Hvo_1808 family surface protein, translating into MTRRALLLALLVVLAGCANVSPTGEYQDPDDWQWPDDPPTDRLGWEAGYWYNESIDVDQSDGLSEAEREAFVARTMARIEVIRDLEFTETVPVEVISRAEYREEFDFGASDDEEFVAWNDQVWEALLIVGENSRTDDELGELYGSSVLGFYSSSRDEIVIVSDSPTPAIDRGTLAHELVHALQDQQFGLGGSFETQDAQLARNGIVEGDARYVERLYLSRCGDEWDCVPTPQSGGGGGDGDSDDSGDTESGTDDSSGSDGDGQQSPSQPNLGLYLTIYQPYSDGPNFVHTLYQQGGWDAVNAVYDEMPASTEQTIHPAKYPDERPVEVTIPDRSAADWSRFDRDPVGDTVGEASLYATFWYQRYTDRDDLRQNTGAFSDLNYNTSVTAGWAGDLVVPYRSDAGEYGYVFRTEWDSPADAREFHDAYTTTLTLMLGGEEVRPGVYRVPDDRPFGDAFRVTRDGTTVTVVNAPEVGQLDSVHRAE; encoded by the coding sequence ATGACCCGCCGTGCGCTCCTCCTCGCCCTGCTCGTGGTCCTCGCTGGCTGTGCCAACGTCTCGCCGACCGGGGAGTACCAGGACCCCGACGACTGGCAGTGGCCCGACGACCCCCCGACCGACCGCCTCGGCTGGGAGGCGGGCTACTGGTACAACGAGTCCATCGACGTCGACCAGTCCGACGGCCTGAGCGAGGCCGAACGCGAGGCGTTCGTCGCCCGGACGATGGCCCGGATCGAGGTGATCCGCGACCTGGAGTTCACCGAGACGGTCCCGGTCGAGGTCATCTCGCGGGCCGAGTACCGCGAGGAGTTCGACTTCGGCGCGAGCGACGACGAGGAGTTCGTGGCCTGGAACGACCAGGTGTGGGAAGCCCTGCTGATCGTCGGCGAGAACAGCCGAACCGACGACGAACTCGGCGAACTGTACGGCAGCTCCGTCCTCGGGTTCTACTCCTCCTCTCGCGACGAGATCGTGATCGTCAGCGACTCGCCGACGCCGGCCATCGACCGGGGGACGCTGGCGCACGAACTCGTCCACGCTCTCCAGGACCAGCAGTTCGGTCTCGGCGGGAGTTTCGAGACGCAGGACGCCCAACTCGCCAGAAACGGGATCGTCGAGGGTGACGCCCGCTACGTCGAGCGACTCTACCTCTCGCGGTGCGGCGACGAGTGGGACTGCGTGCCGACTCCACAGTCTGGCGGCGGTGGCGGTGACGGGGATTCCGACGACAGCGGTGACACCGAGAGCGGCACCGACGACAGCAGCGGGAGCGACGGGGACGGCCAGCAGTCCCCCAGCCAGCCGAACCTCGGACTCTACCTGACGATCTACCAGCCGTACAGCGACGGGCCGAACTTCGTCCACACGCTCTACCAGCAGGGCGGCTGGGACGCCGTGAACGCGGTCTACGACGAGATGCCCGCGAGCACCGAGCAGACGATCCACCCGGCGAAGTACCCCGACGAGCGACCGGTCGAGGTGACGATTCCGGACCGTTCGGCGGCCGACTGGTCGCGGTTCGACCGCGACCCGGTCGGCGACACGGTGGGCGAGGCGTCGCTGTACGCCACGTTCTGGTACCAGCGGTACACCGACCGGGACGACCTCAGACAGAACACCGGCGCGTTCTCCGATCTGAACTACAACACCAGCGTCACGGCCGGGTGGGCCGGCGACCTCGTGGTCCCCTACCGGAGCGACGCGGGCGAGTACGGCTACGTCTTCCGGACCGAGTGGGACAGCCCCGCCGACGCACGGGAGTTCCACGACGCCTACACGACGACGCTGACGCTCATGCTCGGCGGCGAGGAGGTCCGCCCCGGCGTCTACCGCGTGCCGGACGACCGGCCCTTCGGTGACGCCTTCCGCGTCACCCGCGACGGGACGACCGTGACCGTCGTGAACGCGCCCGAGGTCGGGCAACTGGACTCTGTCCACCGGGCGGAGTGA
- a CDS encoding nicotinate phosphoribosyltransferase, which translates to MTDFDIVGPDAIASGRATDAYFERTETTLRHAGRNPTVVAEVTADQFPDGDYELLAGVRDAVHLLEDLPVDVDAVPAGRLFDGGPVMRIEGNYLDFARYETSLLGFLSHASGVATAALDVRRAAPESSVLSFGARHVHPSIAGMVERSALLAGLDGFSHVAAGDVLGREAGGTMPHALVICFGRGNQEDAWEAFDEAVPEDVPRVALCDTYSDEKDEALRAARTLGDRLDSIRLDTTSSRRGDFRHILRETRWELDVNGFEDVDLFVSGGLGPADLRHLREYADGFGVGGYVSNADPVDFALDIVEIEGEPAAKRGKLSGAKEVYRTADGGHHVGLRGKAGPEDGEALLQPVLRDGDLVVDFDLSLDAGIDRAGEDAARTGYGDEFEA; encoded by the coding sequence ATGACGGACTTCGACATCGTCGGGCCGGACGCCATCGCGTCGGGCCGTGCCACCGACGCCTACTTCGAGCGGACGGAGACCACCCTCCGGCACGCCGGCCGGAATCCGACGGTCGTCGCCGAGGTGACGGCCGACCAGTTCCCCGACGGCGACTACGAACTGCTCGCCGGGGTGAGAGACGCCGTCCACCTGCTCGAAGACCTGCCGGTGGACGTGGACGCCGTCCCCGCAGGACGCCTGTTCGACGGCGGCCCGGTGATGCGCATCGAGGGCAACTACCTCGACTTCGCGCGCTACGAGACCTCCTTACTCGGCTTCCTCTCGCACGCCAGCGGGGTCGCCACCGCCGCACTCGACGTGCGCCGGGCCGCCCCCGAGTCGTCGGTGCTCTCCTTCGGCGCGCGCCACGTCCACCCCTCCATCGCTGGCATGGTCGAACGCTCGGCACTGCTGGCGGGACTCGACGGCTTCTCCCACGTCGCGGCCGGAGACGTGCTCGGCCGGGAGGCCGGCGGCACGATGCCCCACGCGCTGGTGATCTGTTTCGGTCGTGGAAACCAGGAGGACGCGTGGGAAGCCTTCGACGAGGCGGTGCCCGAGGACGTGCCGCGCGTCGCACTGTGTGACACCTACAGCGACGAGAAGGACGAGGCGCTCCGGGCGGCCCGGACGCTCGGCGACCGCCTCGACAGCATCCGACTGGACACGACCAGTTCCCGCAGGGGCGACTTCCGGCACATCCTCAGGGAGACGCGCTGGGAACTGGACGTGAACGGCTTCGAGGACGTGGACCTGTTCGTCTCCGGCGGTCTCGGCCCGGCGGACCTCCGGCACCTCCGCGAGTACGCCGACGGCTTCGGTGTCGGCGGCTACGTCTCGAACGCCGATCCGGTCGACTTCGCGCTGGACATCGTCGAGATCGAGGGCGAACCGGCCGCGAAACGCGGGAAACTCTCGGGCGCGAAGGAGGTCTACCGAACCGCCGACGGCGGCCACCACGTCGGCCTGCGCGGGAAAGCAGGCCCCGAGGACGGCGAGGCCCTGCTCCAGCCAGTGCTCCGTGACGGCGACCTCGTCGTCGACTTCGACCTGTCGCTGGACGCCGGCATCGACCGGGCCGGCGAGGACGCGGCACGAACCGGCTACGGCGACGAGTTCGAGGCGTAG
- a CDS encoding zinc-ribbon domain-containing protein, which yields MGLFSTVKETLAASTQSTDRGTGTQESTGAYWCHDCAERVPDFEVDGEATPDCPECGDAMTFERSPGSTGCAC from the coding sequence ATGGGACTGTTCAGCACGGTGAAGGAGACGCTGGCGGCCTCGACGCAGTCCACCGACCGGGGCACGGGGACACAGGAGTCGACGGGGGCCTACTGGTGTCACGACTGCGCGGAGCGCGTTCCGGACTTCGAGGTCGACGGCGAGGCGACGCCGGACTGCCCCGAGTGCGGCGACGCGATGACGTTCGAGCGATCACCCGGGTCGACCGGGTGTGCCTGCTGA
- a CDS encoding SRPBCC family protein, translating into MREVTVERFVPATPTAVRRALTPTAVVEYEGSFTVRETTDTEHGTLVTAGARGLELTLHFESREDGWYYEQAGAGGPFDAMETWLSVAPKDDGSVVTARSAVSLGLPLAVVTDRIAAWKRRGELRRALDALADDVT; encoded by the coding sequence ATGCGCGAGGTGACGGTCGAGCGGTTCGTCCCGGCGACGCCGACAGCAGTCCGCCGGGCGCTCACGCCGACCGCCGTGGTCGAGTACGAGGGGAGTTTCACGGTCCGGGAGACGACCGACACCGAGCACGGGACGCTCGTCACCGCCGGTGCGCGAGGGCTGGAACTCACGCTCCACTTCGAGTCACGCGAGGACGGCTGGTACTACGAACAGGCCGGCGCGGGCGGCCCCTTCGACGCGATGGAGACGTGGCTCTCTGTCGCACCGAAAGACGACGGCTCGGTCGTCACCGCGCGGTCGGCGGTGAGTCTCGGCCTTCCACTCGCTGTCGTCACCGACCGGATCGCGGCGTGGAAACGCCGGGGAGAACTCCGGCGGGCACTGGACGCGCTGGCCGACGACGTGACGTAG
- the upp gene encoding uracil phosphoribosyltransferase — MAIEDRGEAYLVTHALAKHTLTKIRDVNTAQVAFRKGLVKLGRIAGYEIIDGAMETEYVSVETPLAETTGEQVRGLDDVVIINVLRAATPFVEGLLKAFPRAKQGVISAGRDEEAGMNDDGEFPITIDYVKLPEITEDDTVIVADPMLATGSTMCTVLDHVTDEQPDPEDLFVLSAVSAPDGLLRVGEQFPQADLLTVAIDDHLDDDGFIVPGLGDAGDRAFRTK; from the coding sequence ATGGCCATCGAAGATCGCGGCGAAGCGTACCTCGTCACCCACGCACTCGCCAAGCACACGCTGACGAAGATTCGGGACGTGAACACCGCGCAGGTCGCCTTCCGGAAGGGCCTCGTCAAACTCGGCCGGATCGCGGGCTACGAGATCATCGACGGCGCGATGGAGACCGAGTACGTCTCGGTCGAGACGCCCCTCGCCGAGACGACCGGCGAGCAGGTCCGCGGACTGGACGACGTGGTCATCATCAACGTCCTCCGGGCCGCCACGCCGTTCGTCGAGGGTCTCCTGAAGGCGTTCCCGCGGGCGAAGCAGGGCGTCATCTCGGCCGGCCGCGACGAGGAAGCCGGGATGAACGACGACGGCGAGTTCCCGATCACCATCGACTACGTGAAACTGCCGGAGATCACCGAGGACGACACCGTGATCGTCGCCGACCCGATGCTGGCGACCGGGTCGACGATGTGTACCGTCCTCGACCACGTGACCGACGAACAACCCGACCCGGAAGACCTGTTCGTGCTCTCGGCCGTCTCCGCGCCCGACGGCCTCCTGCGCGTCGGCGAGCAGTTCCCGCAGGCCGACCTGCTGACGGTCGCCATCGACGACCACCTCGACGACGACGGCTTCATCGTCCCCGGTCTCGGCGACGCGGGTGACCGCGCCTTCCGGACGAAGTGA
- a CDS encoding DUF7569 family protein, which translates to MPEAPVSDDDPCDACGSATTDALSRTVRLTVDRSQIDAQRLCPECFADWIDRYQAEMQPDRSPVDPDSEIIVD; encoded by the coding sequence CTGCCGGAGGCACCCGTGAGCGACGACGACCCCTGTGACGCCTGCGGGAGCGCGACCACCGACGCGCTCTCGCGGACGGTTCGCCTGACGGTGGATCGCTCACAGATCGACGCCCAGCGACTCTGCCCGGAGTGTTTCGCCGACTGGATCGACCGCTACCAGGCCGAGATGCAACCCGATCGCAGTCCCGTCGACCCCGACTCCGAGATCATCGTGGACTGA
- the gap gene encoding type I glyceraldehyde-3-phosphate dehydrogenase — protein sequence MSERSYLEAGSDVSEDEVVRIGLNGFGRIGRNVFRAVLETPNVALVGINDVMDDDDMAYLAKYDSVMGRFDGVELEDGHLTVGGTSVPLYNEQSPAELPWDELDVDVALECTGIFRTYDEASAHLDGGADKVIISAPPKGEKEVKQIVYGVNNEDYEGEDVVSNASCTTNSVTPVVKVLDEEFGIDSGLLTTVHSYTGSQALIDGPASKTRRGRAAAENIVPTSTGAAVAATEVLPQLQGKLDGMAIRVPTVNGSVTDLTVDLEEDVTVEEINEAFRDAANDGPLAGVLGYTDDEIVSRDILGLPFSSYVDLQSTMSLEDGLVKILTWYDNEYGFSNRMLDMAEFVSA from the coding sequence ATGAGTGAACGCTCGTATCTCGAAGCAGGGAGTGACGTGAGCGAGGACGAGGTCGTCCGGATCGGACTGAACGGCTTCGGTCGCATCGGGCGGAACGTCTTCCGCGCGGTACTGGAGACCCCGAACGTCGCGCTCGTCGGCATCAACGACGTGATGGACGACGACGACATGGCCTACCTCGCCAAGTACGACTCGGTGATGGGCCGGTTCGACGGCGTCGAACTCGAAGACGGCCACCTGACGGTCGGCGGGACCTCGGTCCCGCTGTACAACGAGCAGTCGCCCGCAGAACTGCCGTGGGACGAACTCGACGTGGACGTGGCACTGGAGTGTACCGGCATCTTCCGCACCTACGACGAGGCCAGCGCACACCTCGACGGCGGCGCGGACAAGGTCATCATCTCCGCCCCGCCGAAAGGCGAGAAGGAGGTCAAACAGATCGTCTACGGCGTCAACAACGAGGACTACGAGGGCGAGGACGTGGTGTCGAACGCCTCCTGTACGACCAACAGCGTGACGCCGGTCGTGAAAGTGCTCGACGAGGAGTTCGGCATCGACTCCGGCCTGCTGACGACGGTCCACTCGTACACCGGGTCGCAGGCACTCATCGACGGCCCGGCCTCGAAGACCCGACGCGGGCGCGCGGCCGCCGAGAACATCGTCCCGACCAGCACCGGCGCGGCCGTCGCCGCGACCGAGGTCCTGCCGCAACTGCAGGGCAAACTCGACGGGATGGCGATCCGCGTCCCGACCGTCAACGGCTCCGTCACCGACCTGACGGTCGACCTCGAGGAGGACGTGACCGTCGAGGAGATCAACGAGGCGTTCCGCGACGCCGCGAACGACGGCCCCCTGGCCGGCGTGCTGGGCTACACCGACGACGAGATCGTCTCGCGTGACATCCTCGGCCTGCCCTTCTCCAGTTACGTCGACCTGCAGTCCACGATGAGCCTCGAAGACGGCCTCGTGAAGATTCTGACGTGGTACGACAACGAGTACGGCTTCTCGAACCGGATGCTCGACATGGCCGAGTTCGTCTCCGCGTAA
- a CDS encoding 50S ribosomal protein L16 gives MSDKPASMYREITNPAYTRREYITGIPGSKIAQHNMGNLQTGPDDYPVHISLVVEEECQLRHGSLESSRLSANRRLLKHVGQENYKMVLRKFPHHVIRENKQATGAGADRVSDGMRQSFGKVVGTAARVQRGETIFTAYCNPEDADTVKDALRRAYNKISPPCRIVVEKGEDLLIA, from the coding sequence ATGTCAGACAAGCCTGCCTCGATGTACCGGGAGATCACGAACCCCGCGTACACCCGACGCGAGTACATCACCGGCATCCCCGGTTCGAAGATCGCCCAGCACAACATGGGGAACCTCCAGACGGGTCCCGACGACTACCCGGTGCACATCAGCCTCGTGGTCGAAGAGGAGTGTCAGCTTCGACACGGCTCGCTCGAGTCCTCGCGGCTGTCGGCCAACCGCCGCCTGCTGAAGCACGTGGGCCAGGAGAACTACAAGATGGTCCTGCGGAAGTTCCCGCACCACGTCATCCGGGAGAACAAGCAGGCGACCGGCGCGGGTGCAGACCGTGTCTCCGACGGGATGCGACAGTCCTTCGGGAAGGTCGTCGGCACCGCCGCCCGCGTCCAGCGCGGCGAGACCATCTTCACCGCCTACTGCAACCCCGAGGACGCCGACACCGTGAAGGACGCGCTCCGCCGGGCCTACAACAAGATCTCGCCGCCGTGCCGCATCGTCGTCGAGAAGGGCGAAGACCTGCTGATCGCGTAA
- the endA gene encoding tRNA-intron lyase has product MDGHLENGVVRLGGNARQQFHDSRGYGRPLSGNEIELSRVEAAHLLFRGDLDSVDGLDFRDFFVASTRARDRFGLRFLVYADLRERGFYLSPADNEWPGPADPDADFVVYPRGKTADDGVVEHRVRVVGERESVAAEALAGYVLAVVDEESELTYLDATTPDLPGGTDYDPPASLDGLLVDDRVLVWDAPADLYEHGFYGQPLAGRETDEPAAIQLSLVEAASLVADEVLRLSVAESGDTSEKPRDDTSEGPQDDYAAILARGRAVEGERFDRRLRVYRRLRGDGLVPKTGYKFGADFRTYAEVESVSNLSHSEHLVRVLPASHRFDPRELALDVRLAGGVRKQMVFALVDDGIEWLSVGRVTP; this is encoded by the coding sequence ATGGACGGCCATCTGGAGAACGGCGTGGTTCGACTCGGCGGCAACGCCCGCCAGCAGTTCCACGACTCGCGGGGGTACGGCAGACCGCTGTCGGGCAACGAGATCGAACTCTCCCGTGTCGAGGCGGCGCACCTCCTATTTCGCGGGGACCTCGATTCGGTCGACGGGCTGGACTTCCGCGACTTCTTCGTCGCCTCGACGCGCGCCCGCGACCGGTTCGGCCTCCGGTTTCTCGTCTACGCCGACCTCCGTGAACGCGGCTTCTACCTCTCGCCGGCCGACAACGAGTGGCCCGGTCCCGCCGACCCCGACGCCGACTTCGTGGTCTACCCGCGCGGGAAGACCGCGGACGACGGCGTGGTCGAACACCGGGTCCGCGTCGTCGGTGAACGCGAGTCGGTCGCGGCCGAGGCGCTGGCGGGCTACGTCCTCGCGGTGGTCGACGAGGAGAGTGAACTCACCTACCTCGACGCGACGACGCCGGACCTGCCGGGCGGCACCGACTACGACCCGCCCGCGAGTCTCGACGGTCTGCTGGTCGACGACCGCGTACTGGTCTGGGACGCGCCGGCCGACCTGTACGAACACGGCTTCTACGGGCAACCGCTGGCCGGCCGCGAGACGGACGAACCGGCCGCGATCCAACTCTCGCTGGTCGAGGCCGCCTCGCTGGTCGCCGACGAGGTACTGAGGCTGTCCGTGGCCGAGAGTGGCGACACCAGCGAGAAGCCACGGGACGACACCAGCGAGGGGCCGCAGGACGACTACGCGGCCATTCTGGCTCGGGGGCGGGCCGTCGAAGGCGAGCGGTTCGACCGCCGACTGCGGGTGTACCGCCGGCTTCGCGGGGACGGACTCGTGCCGAAGACCGGCTACAAGTTCGGGGCGGACTTCCGGACCTACGCCGAGGTCGAGTCGGTTTCGAACCTCTCACACTCGGAGCATCTGGTGCGCGTGCTGCCGGCGAGCCACCGGTTCGACCCGCGTGAACTGGCGCTGGACGTGCGACTGGCCGGCGGCGTCAGAAAGCAGATGGTGTTCGCGCTGGTCGACGACGGGATCGAGTGGCTGTCGGTCGGGCGTGTGACTCCCTGA
- a CDS encoding topoisomerase DNA-binding C4 zinc finger domain-containing protein, which yields MSDDIRIFAGECTATFTGRREYSNRGHVVTVVKPDDTVLVHDADGYQPAAWLTRPTDLSVTTDADGFRITARDGDQRLRVVSHRVSGTGQFPATRAGVPVGECPDCGGALIRADGSVTCLDCEDDFPLPPGATVTDRRCRDCGLPRLRVERGRVFDVCLDYACDSLDDHVRETFDREWDCPDCGSDLRIKRTRTLLAGCEAYPDCDTAFSLPAGVIVGTCACGLPVFETASGRRCLDGTCERYDERAESGGDDPTDGAEDGRDRPEADRADEDDDNGPGVSGLSGP from the coding sequence GTGAGCGACGACATCCGCATCTTCGCCGGCGAGTGTACGGCGACCTTCACGGGTCGCCGGGAGTACAGCAACCGGGGCCACGTGGTCACGGTCGTCAAACCCGACGACACCGTGCTGGTCCACGACGCCGACGGCTACCAGCCTGCGGCGTGGTTGACGCGACCGACCGACCTGTCCGTGACGACCGACGCGGACGGCTTCCGGATCACGGCCCGCGACGGCGACCAGCGACTCCGGGTCGTCTCCCACCGCGTCTCCGGCACCGGGCAGTTCCCGGCGACACGGGCGGGCGTCCCGGTCGGGGAGTGTCCGGACTGCGGCGGCGCGCTGATCCGGGCAGACGGGTCGGTCACCTGTCTCGACTGCGAGGACGACTTCCCGCTCCCGCCGGGCGCGACCGTCACCGACCGGCGCTGTCGCGACTGTGGCCTCCCCCGCCTCCGCGTCGAACGCGGCCGCGTCTTCGACGTCTGTCTCGACTACGCCTGCGACTCGCTGGACGACCACGTCCGGGAGACGTTCGACCGCGAGTGGGACTGTCCGGACTGTGGGAGCGACCTCCGCATCAAGCGCACCCGGACCCTGCTGGCCGGGTGTGAGGCGTACCCCGACTGCGACACCGCGTTCTCGCTCCCGGCGGGCGTGATCGTCGGGACCTGTGCCTGCGGCCTCCCGGTGTTCGAGACGGCCAGTGGCCGGCGCTGTCTCGACGGCACCTGCGAGCGATACGACGAACGGGCCGAGAGCGGCGGCGACGACCCGACGGACGGGGCCGAAGACGGGCGTGACCGGCCGGAGGCTGACCGCGCGGACGAAGACGACGACAACGGACCGGGCGTCTCGGGGCTCTCCGGACCGTAG